From the genome of Triticum aestivum cultivar Chinese Spring chromosome 3B, IWGSC CS RefSeq v2.1, whole genome shotgun sequence, one region includes:
- the LOC123072430 gene encoding glucan endo-1,3-beta-glucosidase GIV, which yields MPGMRGSAPALALALLVGVFIAQVPPGVQSIGVCYGIIGNNLPPPSDVVQFYRFLGITNLRVYSVQLQALDALRGSGISLSLGTTNNDVAVLASSLSAAAAWVQANVKPYYRAAVDVRYISVGNELASDTAQSILAAMRNLNDALAAEGLGGAGAGIKVSTAVRLDVIANSFPPSAAVFAQPYMGDVARLLAATGAPLLANVYPYIAYRNSPRDIQLNYATFQPGATPVRDAGNGLMYTNLFDAMVDALYAALEKAGAPGVRVVVSETGWPSAGGFAATQENARAYNQGLIDHVARGTPKRPGPIEAYLFAMFNENMKPGDETERNFGLFYPNKLPVYPIKFA from the exons ATGCCGGGGATGCGCGGCTCTGCTCCGGCGCTTGCACTGGCGCTGCTCGTCGGAGTCTTCATCGCCCAGGTCCCTCCAG GTGTGCAGTCCATTGGCGTGTGCTACGGCATCATCGGAAACAACCTCCCGCCGCCGAGCGACGTGGTGCAGTTCTATAGATTCTTGGGGATCACCAACTTGCGTGTCTACTCCGTCCAGCTCCAGGCGCTCGACGCGCTCCGCGGCTCCGGCATCAGCCTCAGCCTCGGCACCACCAACAACGACGTGGCCGTCCTCGCCAGCAgcctgtccgccgccgccgcatgggTGCAGGCCAACGTCAAGCCCTACTACCGCGCCGCCGTGGACGTGCGCTACATCTCCGTCGGCAACGAGCTTGCCAGCGACACCGCGCAGAGCATCCTGGCGGCGATGCGGAACCTCAACGACGCCCTTGCGGCCGAGGGCctcggcggcgccggcgccggcatcAAGGTGTCCACGGCGGTGAGGCTGGACGTGATCGCCAACTCCTTCCCGCCCTCCGCCGCTGTGTTTGCGCAGCCCTACATGGGCGACGTGGCCCGGCTCCTGGCCGCCACCGGCGCGCCGCTGCTGGCCAACGTGTACCCCTACATTGCCTACCGCAACAGCCCGCGGGACATCCAGCTCAACTACGCGACGTTCCAGCCGGGCGCGACACCGGTGAGGGACGCCGGAAATGGGCTGATGTACACCAACCTCTTCGACGCCATGGTGGACGCCCTGTACGCGGCGCTCGAGAAGGCAGGGGCGCCAGGCGTGAGGGTGGTGGTGTCGGAGACCGGGTGGCCGTCGGCCGGCGGGTTCGCGGCGACGCAGGAGAACGCGCGGGCGTACAACCAGGGCTTGATCGACCATGTGGCGCGCGGCACACCCAAGAGGCCTGGGCCCATTGAGGCCTACTTGTTCGCCATGTTCAACGAGAACATGAAGCCCGGGGATGAGACGGAGAGGAACTTTGGGCTCTTCTACCCCAACAAATTGCCCGTGTACCCCATAAAATTCGCATAA